The following proteins are co-located in the Tiliqua scincoides isolate rTilSci1 chromosome 8, rTilSci1.hap2, whole genome shotgun sequence genome:
- the ELL gene encoding RNA polymerase II elongation factor ELL produces the protein MAALAERSFSLSCGRLGRGTRVSVFHVKLTDSALRAFEAYQGRKDSVALRPSIQFQGSQGHISIPRPDCPAEVRTFSFYLSNIGKDNPQGSFDCIQQYVSTNGNFQLDCLGSIQDKIAVCATDDSYQKAKQSMAQVETETRSRGAIVIKPGGRYVGRKVQLRKPAPGASDTVPSRIRPTPVNLASAMRKGNSTVSQRPCRDRVIHLLALKPYKKPELILRLQKDGLSIPDKDSLDGLLQQVANVNAKDSTCTLKDYLYKEVQKDWPGYSEGDQQLLKKILFRKLCQPQNTSCPPENPALSPPKDNTNVSSSPPQKRTQPLEFTDPLANKKPRISRFTQRTQPPFNGKLSSANGKEASFSASAAVDSVSSSSLLPTLELPRPHDPLADVSNDLCHNGKDSEESGERLAPAAQPTTDSALVSKHNYGVHSKTKKKMKKHKERERKEEQQQAREKPNCELKKDGTKMGPLQDITGLNGICNSTIIPTSTSTSETADYLLKYAAITSSEQRQSYKNDFNAEYGEYRDLHARIERVTRRFTVLDSQLKQLSQGSEEYKTIHDQILQEYRKIKRTNPHYSQEKNRCEYLHKKLAHIKKLIAEYDQQQFQSLH, from the exons gactcTGTGGCTTTGAGGCCGTCGATTCAGTTTCAAGGAAGCCAAGGG caCATCTCAATACCCAGACCAGACTGTCCAGCAGAAGTCAGGACATTCTCATTTTATCTCTCCAACATTGGCAAGGATAACCCTCAGGGGAGCTTTGACTGCATCCAGCAGTATGTCTCCAC CAATGGGAACTTTCAACTGGATTGTCTTGGCAGCATTCAGGACAAAATTGCTGTCTGCGCCACCGACGATTCCTACCAGAAGGCAAAGCAGAGCATGGCCCAGGTGGAGACGGAGACTCGGAGCAGAGGCGCCATTGTCATCAAGCCTGGAGGCCGCTACGTTG GCAGGAAGGTTCAGCTGCGTAAACCTGCACCAGGGGCTTCCGACACAGTTCCTTCGCGGATACGCCCGACACCTGTCAATCTTGCCAGCGCAATGAGGAAGGGCAACAGCACAGTCTCTCAGCGGCCCTGCAGAGACCGAGTGATTCACTTGCTGGCCTTAAAACCTTATAAGAAACCGGAGCTCATCCTGAGGCTGCAGAAGGACGGGCTCTCCATACCGGACAAGGACTCCCTGGATGGTCTCTTGCAGCAG GTAGCAAATGTGAACGCCAAAGATAGCACATGTACCCTGAAAGATTATCTTTACAAAGAGGTGCAGAAGGATTGGCCTGGCTACTCGGAAGGAGACCAACAGCTGCTGAAGAAGATCCTCTTTCG GAAACTCTGCCAGCCACAGAATACCAGCTGTCCTCCAGAGAACCCTGCTCTGAGTCCGCCAAAAGACAACACAAAtgtctcttcctcccctccccag aaacgAACCCAACCGCTGGAATTCACAGACCCACTTGCCAACAAAAAGCCAAGGATCTCCCGCTTTACCCAAAGGACTCAGCCTCCTTTTAATGGCAAACTTAGCTCTGCCAATGGGAAAGAGGCCTCGTTCTCTGCGTCAGCAGCGGTAGATTCGGTCAGCTCAAGCTCCCTCTTGCCCACACTGGAGCTGCCAAGGCCTCACGACCCACTTGCTGATGTCAGCAACGACCTCTGCCACAATGGCAAGGACTCTGAGGAGTCCGGTGAGCGGCTGGCACCGGCCGCTCAGCCCACGACAGACTCTGCCCTGGTGAGCAAGCACAATTATGGCGTGCACTCGAAAAccaagaagaagatgaagaagcacaaagagagggagaggaaggaggagcagcagcaagccAGAGAAAAGCCCAACTGTGAACTGAAGAAGGATGGCACGAAAATGGGCCCATTGCAGGATATTACAG GTTTGAATGGGATATGCAACAGCACCATCATTCCAACATCAACGTCCACGTCAGAAACGGCAGATTACTTGCT CAAATATGCCGCCATCACCTCCTCAGAGCAGCGCCAGAGCTATAAGAATGACTTCAATGCTGAGTACGGCGAGTACCGTGACCTCCATGCCCGCATTGAGAGAGTAACACGGCGGTTTACGGTGCTGGACTCCCAACTGAAACAGCTTTCCCAGGGCTCAGAGGAGTACAAG ACCATTCATGACCAGATCTTGCAGGAATATCGGAAAATTAAAAGG ACTAATCCACACTACAGCCAAGAGAAGAATCGCTGTGAATACCTCCACAAGAAACTAGCCCACATTAAGAAACTGATAGCCGAGTATGACCAGCAGCAGTTCCAGTCTTTGCACTGA